The Pseudodesulfovibrio sp. zrk46 genome contains a region encoding:
- a CDS encoding ArsC/Spx/MgsR family protein: protein MDFEIRHIIKETPTKEEFLAWQGIAGVDKKKFVNTNGKRYKDLGLKETIDSMSDAELFGLLENDGMLVKRPILVGDDFVLIGFKKAEWETREW, encoded by the coding sequence TCGTCACATCATCAAGGAGACGCCCACCAAGGAGGAGTTCCTCGCGTGGCAGGGTATCGCCGGTGTGGATAAGAAGAAGTTCGTGAATACCAACGGCAAGCGGTACAAGGATCTGGGTCTGAAAGAGACCATTGATTCCATGTCTGATGCAGAGTTGTTCGGCTTGTTGGAGAACGACGGTATGCTCGTGAAGCGCCCCATTCTCGTGGGAGACGATTTCGTGCTCATCGGTTTCAAGAAAGCCGAGTGGGAAACCCGCGAGTGGTAA